The genomic segment GCTTGGTCATCCTAGACATTGTTGGACCTCCAGCGTGATACTGAGCCTGAATTGGTGGACCATTGTTTTTGTCAACTCCAGATGTTTCTCCTGATGTTTGTCCAACTTGGGCCGGCTGTGGAACTGGTCCCATGGTTGCTACATATTGAGGCATAGATCCCACCCCTGCATGAACTCTAGCTGGAGAACAAGAGGCATTGGAGGTCTTCCAGTATAAGGAGGTAATCAAGCCATGGGATTCCCTGAAGGGGTATAAACCTCACCACCTCCATCTTGCCTTTCAGTACTCTTACCCCGATCTAACCTTCTAGTTTCTTCTATAGATTCCTTCAACTCAACCAAAGCCTTTTCATGTTGAGCCTCCGATTGATTCTGTCTAACATTAAAGTTGGCAATCTCCACCGTCATCCTTTCAAACATTGACTTAATTTCATCCATATCTGTAGACATTGCTATCCCACAGAGCTCAAGAAagttctctgataccaaatgttGCAGAACAATTAACAAGAGGTAATGGGACAGTGTTCTAGTGGAATAATAGCCAGGTAAATTGTAGAAATGGAACTAACCTAGACTGAGAACTAAGCTAAGAACTAATTACAGCTAAGAAATTTTTCATATATGATAGTAAAAATGGAAATGACATTACAATTTATAGTATTTCAACCCCAGCTGACTCATCCTAATCCTTAAGGGATAAGGCTGAAATTGTACTACCTTTGCAGGAATGTTCCTTGGACTAGAAAGGGACCCTTGAACAATTGTGGATTCCTAATGTGTATTTAAATTAACTTAgggacccaaaataaaaaaagaacttaACCATAAATAGAAACTACAGTTACTTAACAGATTTAACGGCTAGGTACAACAATGCAAGCTAAGGTTACTACTTTCTTCAGCCACGGTTTTCCTGTTCTTCAGCTGGTGACAGCTTCATCTGCATCATATGCTTTGCTTGAGCCGAGCCCGAGGTTCTATTGGAAAATGCCTCTCTCTACTTTCACAAGGTAGGGATAGGGCTATATACATTATACACACCACCCTTCATAGGCCccacttgtgggactacactgggtatgttattgttgtaagTTATGGGGCTCGAACCTTTGACTTAAGCCGCAAATCCCCCAACCTCTAACAAGTGTGTTATAAGCCGGGAGGGTgtacaaattcaaatttttgatttttggatACTTGATTTTGATATACTTtgcttgagccgagggtctattggaaaatACCTCTCTACTTTCACAAGGTAGGGATAGTGTTATATACACACCTGACACCACCCTTCCTAgggactacactgggtatgttgttgttgtaagttaGTTATAGGGTTCAAACTTGTGACCTAAGCCACAAATCCCTCAACCTCTGATAAGTGTGTTATAAGCCCGGAAGgtataaaaatttaaacttttgatTCTTGGATACTTGATTTTGATATGCTTTGCTTGAGACGATGGTCTATCGAAAATTGTCTCTCTACTTTCACAAGGTAGGGATAGTGTTATATACACACCACCCTTCCTAGGCACCATTTGTGGGACTACAttgggtgtgttgttgttgtaagttAGTTATAGGGCTCGAACTTGTGACCTAAGCCGCAAGTCCCTCAACCTCTTACAAGTGTGTTATAAGCCCAGAAtgtataaaaattcaatttttgattCTTGGATACTTGATTTTGATATGCTTTGCTTGAGCTGAGTCTCTACTTTCACAAAGTAGGGATAGCGCTATATACATTATACGAATCACCTTTCGTAGGCCCCACTTGTGGGActacaccgggtatgttgttgtattagtTATGAGGCTCAAACTTGTGACTTAAGCTGCAAATCCTTCAACCTCTGACAAGTGTGTTATAAGCCCGGAGGGTATAAACATTCAAACTTTGATTCTTGGATACTTCGATTTTGATATGCTTTGCTTGAGCCAAAAGTCTATCGGAAAATGCCTCTCTACTTTCACAAGGTTGGGATAGGGTTATGTACATTATACGCACGACCTTTCCTAGGCCCACTTGCGGGACTACACTGACTATGTTGTTGTAAGTTAGTTATAGGGCTCGAACTTGTGAATTAAGCTGCAAATCCCTCAACCTCTGACAAGTGTGTTATAAGCCCGGAGGgtataaaaattcaaacttttgatTCTTGGATACTTAGATTTTGATATGCTTTgcttgagccaagggtctatcaAAAAATGCCTCTCTACTTTCACAAGGTAGGGATAGGGTTATGTACATTATACGCACCACCCTTCCTAGGCCCCATTTGTGGGACTACACTAGGTGTGTTGTTTTTGTAAGTTAGTTTTAGGGCTCAAACGTGTGACCTAAGTTGCAAATCCCTCAACCATTTCCAAGTGAGCTATAGGTCCTGGGGCATAAAGTTTCAAACTTTTGATtctttgatttgagattttgctTAAATtgttatgaaattgagttgagatATTGCTTTGTGTTGATGTTGCTATGCATCTTTATTTCATGTCCTGGTCTtgttttttgctattttcaatccaagatatcattttttaaaaaaatcattccCTTTGTAAATTAAAGCTTCGAGCTTGTTGATTCGTTCAGTTTGAGATATTTAGTTTATCCGATGAACTTGGATCATTGTTTGCATGATGATGTTGCTTAAGCATCTTTATTCCGGTCTTTGTTCTCAAAGGTAACTCCTTTTTGCTATTTTCAATCTAAACTTACAGTTTTGCATCACAACGAATATGACAATTTAGTGCTTATAGTTCACCATATTATAAATCTTGTATCACTTGCCTATGAACCAGACGAGACGAACTACTGTTATTAGTCCGTTTGGGATCACATTTACCATTTCTTTTGAAAAAACTCCCTTCAAGTGGCAATGAGGCGATCGCTCTAAACCATTTGGAACAGACTAGCTTCTTCAAACAACCATCATTAAAAGAAGTGTTTGTGTCTTCTTTTAACATTCTTGAGCTTGGATGTGCGGACATATAACATTTAGTTATGGTGTGGAAAGCAATGaatttatgcgataagaaggtacCTCCCAAGCTTAAGGgaaagttctatagagtggcggTACGTCCGGTCATGATGTATGGAGCGGAGTGCTGGCCAGTCAAGAACACCCACATCCATAAGTTGAAGGTAGctgaaatgaggatgttgcggtggatgtgtggacttactaggggtgatagggtaaggaatgagactattcgggcaATGGTGGGAGTGGCctcgatggaggacaagatgcgagaagtgcaattgagatggtttgggcacgtgatgaggaggggcatggatgccctaGTTCGGAGCAGGTGTGAGAGattagctttggatggtttcaggcggggcagaggtaggccgaagaagtactggaggtaggtgattagacatgacatggagtacTTACAACTTACTAAGGACGTGACCCTAGCTAGGAAGGTATGGAGAgcgcgaattagggtagaaggttagtgcaGGTGGGTGACCTTGCTAGTAGTCGTAGAAATTTGCGCATAGGATGGAGTCTCTGGTTAGGAGGGTTGGGAGGgtgagaggggggggggggggggggtttgcaGTTTGGTAGTTTATGTTACTGCTTTGTGGGTgccttattttttgttatttcaccttttcttgtgttttattacAACTGTATTTACTATCCTTTTgtcttgagccaagggtctatcggaaaccacCTCTCCACTTCTTcggaagtagtggtatggactgcgtacattttaccctccccagactccactaggtgggaatacactgggtatgttgttgttgtggaaaGCAATGAATTTATCAATGCTATGTTTTCCAGTTTCATATTGACCCATTTTCTATAGCTATAGTTATGTGGTAAATAATCGGAAAAAGGGTTTTTAGATGGCTCATACAATGAGCACCAAACCTCGTCTCAGATAAAAGCCTGATAGTCTGGTATTTAAGTGGAAAAGGGTATGAGTTGTCCCATTATCCATCAAGTTCCAAACTGTGCACCATTGGCACTTAGGATTTCTTGGTTATCAGAAAAAGAATAGGCCATTTGAGTTACTTTAGACTGCTAAGCTATTTCTCAGTGCCATTTAAAATGCAGCAGTAATTATGTCATCGTGCTGTTTAATGCTCACGATGTGGTTTCATTAGGATGGTTACTTTGTCTTGATTATACTCTTAATTCTAAATTGTGCTTCAGGTCGCACCATTGGTAGCAGGACTAGCTATAGCTGGTGTTGCATATGCTTCAAGATATGGAGTCAAGGCATGGCAAGCATTCAAGGCCAGACCTCCTACTGCAAGAATGCGCAAGTTTTATGAAGGAGGTTTTCAGCCTAAAATGAACAGGAGGGAAGCTGCTCTGATTCTTGGAGTCAGGTCTGTTCTCTCATTCATGTTATCGCCTTGCTGCAATTCCTATATGAGATATTTCTTAATTACTACACAAGTTAAATCTACCTCCTTTagtcgagggtctattggaaatagcctCCCTACCCTCAGAAGGTAGCGGTAAGATCTGCATACGCTACCTCCCTAGGCCCCACCTGTGGGATTATACTGGGTacgtttttcttcttcttgttgttacaCAGGTTAAATCTGTATGAAtacaatttatattatttaaaatttaaataaccaaaaatttgaaatttctacattCTGCATCGTGTACGTGTCAGTCTGCTCATGATACTTCAATATGAACTCCACTCCCTCTGAAGGTACAGTCAGTACTATTCACCTCAATTGTATACATAATTGATGAACTTTGCCAAATTAGAACAATTGAAATTCGTTACTCCATTATCCATTCAAGTTTTCCAGTAAAGAAAGTCCGAGAGGTTTCCCACCTACCCATTTTTTGCATTGTTCTATTCCTTGCCTGATTCAGGTATTACTATTCATGCTTAATCATAGTATACATTCTAAGAGACATGTAGCATTCATGTGGATGTAGAATTGCTTTTTAGTTGTTGATGGTTATTGCAGTGATGTGTTAATCATCGGCCGTAAGGCCTTATAATCACAACCATAATAACTTAAGTAAGAAGTTACACTTTCTCGCCAGACCTGATTTCCCAAGCACAGGAAATTTTTGTTGATGCTGGTGTATCTTGTTAGCTAGTAACATGTAAGAGTTTGACGCGGCAGCCTCTAGTGACAATTTTTAGAACTCAATCAGGGACCTTTATAGATGATCCTCCAGATTTCTCTTTTATGATCTATATTGCGACCAGACACATTCAAGTCGAGCTCCTGTATACCATTTTGTTCACAAGTATTATTGCAAAAAATTTCGTCTGCAACAACACCGCTGGTGTTTTTAATCTTTCCCATGCCTCCGTGAAGACAACTCCCTATGTGTCATTTAATGTAGCATTCACACAGGCAGCTGTTTCTGCAGATCCTTTGGACCAAGTCAATTTTTGTGCCTTACTAGGAATGCAAAACTGATTTgtcatgattttttatttctatagtatGTTGCCGTAGCTTCTTCAATTtcgttattttcttttccttagtGCTTTGAACTGTTCTTTcattgagccgagggtctattggaaaaaACCTCTCTACCTCCAAGGTAGGGTAAAGTCTTCCTACAGTCGTACACTCTatccttccccagaccccactttgtgggattacaccgGGTATATTGTTATTGCTGTTGTACTAGGAATGTAAAACAGAAGGGGGTTAGATACTGATAAAATTAAGCTTTTCTTTAGGTATACTTCAAATATCTATTTTGTTTCCATAGCTCCAATATTTTGATATCCTAATTACTGCTGACTCAATAAAACATAGTAGCGGCATTCCTTTGTAGGCTACGTAAACGTATTTCCATTTGTTAGTATGACTCAAGTTTGTTAACCACATTTATAGAACTAGAAATGCTACATCCTTCAAACTATTAAATTAAGTGTGTAAGATATAGGGTCTGATCAGTGTCGATGTATGTGCATCTTCTGGTTCTGAGTTTCCTGTGTTTCGCTGAATTATTGCTCAATTGTTCTTCAATAGTTTAAAGTTAGTTTGTCATGATATAGCTTTGCTTTCTCTTAGCTGTACTTTCTTTTAACAAGGGACAAAGCGTATGCTTGTCTAGTATAGTAAAACATTTGACGCTTTGATCCTCTCTTGTTATTTGTTGTGATTAACCTGCCTTTCGCTGTTTATATGATTTGAGGAACGAGATTATAAATCTTGGGATTTGTCTCGTCACTTTTTAAGTTGATATAGAAATTAAACATCGCTTTCAGCAGTACGTAAAGGGATAAGTAACATTTTGCTTTCATTTCCGTCGGACCTCATTTCTTATCCCTTCACGTTGGTGTTTGTTTAGACGCTGTGTTTTTCAACAGCACCAGTAGCcctctcttcttttcttctttctggATTCATTATATTGACATCAATCTTTCGACAGGGAAAGCACTCAAGCAGATAAAGTGAGGGAAGCACATAGGAAGGTGATGGTAGCTAACCATCCTGACGCTGGAGGTAGTCACTATCTTGCTTCTAAAATAAACGAAGCCAAAGACACTTTGCTTGGACAGACGAAGAACAATGGATCCGCATTCTAGGCTACAAGGAATTTTTGCTGGTGCTTAGACATACCAAATCCCAGTCTTTAGGCAATTAGTAGAATTCTTCAACGAAATGATGTACATTTAGTCCAAGAAGTTAACATTTGTCACCGGGATGAATGTTTTGGAGAATTTTAGCATCGACTATGGAGTTAACTTGGTACTTAATGCATTGATGAAACGGGAGCAACAACTAGTACGTCATGATTTCAATGCAAGTTTGAGAAGTTGATATGAATTCTCCGTATTCATGACTTTTTGCTCCATATGTATATGTAACGGGGCTGAGTAATTGCAAAATGTTACTAATAGAACCAGAAATGTGTGTGCTTCCTAAATCTGAATCATGTCTTTGAAGACAAAATGGTTGCCAGCACCTAGTGATCTTTGAATTTAATCAAATTAATGTGCAGTGTGTACTATAGAGTTTTTTACTATTGAATGGAGCTCAAATTCAATTCCTATAGAATTTTTTACTATTGAATAGAGCTCAAATTCAATTCCAACATTCGTACCTCTTAACAACATACTCATTATAGTTCCACATGTGGAATCTGAGGACCCCTTATCCCTATCTATGGAGGAGAAAGGTTTCGATTAGACTGACGCAGATCTTATCCCTATCTTTGTAGGAGAGAGGTTTCCAGTAGACGCTCATCTCAAGAAAATTCTATTCAGAAAATAAGCATCACTGGAGATGTTACGATAAACTGTGTCAAATTGGTCATCAAACACAGATCCTTGTAACAAGGAATGTCCAAATTAAGGGGGCATTCTATAGATATATAAAGATATGCCTCTAGAGAAAAAAGATTCGTGTGATTGATCATGTTACTCAACCTCTGTTGTTAGGGACTTGATTCGTAGTGAAATCCAAAAAGCACTATCCACCCAAAACAAGAAACGAAAACTCTTTTAACGCCACCCATTAGGAACCGCTCGTACATCTGACTTTTGTGCTCCTGGAGAAAAGGAGCATTCCTGTAGTAGTATATACATCAATAGTTATGGTCACGGAGCTTTTTCTGCTCATTCTGCTGCCATAGCTAGATTTGCAGCTTCCTGGTATCCATAGTCTTCTGTTGGAGCTTCAATGCTCTCTTCAAGAGACCCCTGAGGACTTCCGAAAATAGTCAGGAACATTTTCCTGTGGCATTCCTCacagaagaaataagaaaaatggcCTTCATCGGGAAGCTTGTGCACCACCACACTTGGCAGAATTCTAGCTACATAGTCGGTCATTTGGTGAGGAACAACCTGATCATCCATTCCCTGTTTCATAATTCATATGCTCATCAAATATATCCTACACAGTTGAGACAAAATAGCGACAATACTAAATCTTTTGCAAAGGCAAACGTTCTAAAGAAACTCAAAGCAGGAAGAGACGAGTAACTAAATGAAACCGAGGAAACAAGATTTAGATGTTTGCAAACCTGCCATATATGAACTGGTCCTAGAAATCCAGACAATTCGCACTTCACTTGACCATAACCAAACTTGAGCCATGATAGAATCCCTTTCCCAGAACACTTTTCTTGCACTTGAAGATCCACAAGGCTAAACCCCCAATTTGACACCTGAAGTGCAGCTTCCTCTATAAATGGCTTAGTGCTACCCTGACGAATTGACTCCTCAACATCCCTGTGCCAGAACTCTTCAAAGGCTGGTTCACTGCTCAATGCTTTATCCTGCGAAGAACATAAGATGATACATGTCAAAGATAATCAAACGTTACAGCAGACATTGCAAGCAGAGGAAAAAGAAGTATCGAGTCCTTTTTTGTGTCTATCATAAATACAACGTCAATCAACTATGTCTCGATACCCAACTAGTTTGGAATTGAGGTGCTCCAATTAGGGGCCGAATTTACaattttctgcttcatctatcACTCACatacacaacaaaaaaaaaataagaggaagAGCTAAACAGTAGTAACTTGAGTGCTATAGTAACAATGGAAAGTGTGttcacttcttttttcttttcttttttaaattttaactaatGCATGTCACTTACTACGGGCAATCCTAACTGAAAATATAAGATCCATAACCATTGATCAGATCCCTCTCAAGGATGGGGCAAAGAAAAAGAGGGAGCGAGATAGAAACATATAAAAGTATCTACCTTTTGTCCCAGCTTCAGATACAGATATTTATCAATTTGACCATGCTTTCCAGATAGAAATGTCCGACGATAGAAGTAATCAAGAAATTTTGGAGATCTTCGAGCTAAAAAGTATGACAGTTTCCTTTTCCTAGTCCACTTGTTCCAAGTTCCAGTCATCTCTTCTTTAGTCATGCTTGATTCATATGGGTTGACAAATGGGGCAAACAAAGCTACGCCTGTAACAAGATGATAAAATCATCAGAAATTTGATGAGTAAGTTTATCGGATCAATTAGAGGAGAAACAATGATGTTTTATCAGACCGTCCAGCAATCAAGGAAGCTATGACTATCACATTACAGTGAGAGCCACCAAGTTTCGTTCCTTCTATCTATCCTATTTTTAGAGATCATCGATTGACTGTGGTGAACTGTCTTAATTACATACTACCATGCCATTCTACTTAAATTTCAACACTCAATTCATGACAAAAGAGAAAAATGGCCTTCACATTTAGTAGGGAGGAGTTAAGATATGAATGGAAGAATGAACATACCGGCAACTCGGTCAGGTATAAATTTCATTGCAGCCCAAGCATGTATTGCTCCACTTGAGTAGCCCAAAACCCAGAATTTACTATTAACTCCTAAGGCATCAGCCAAGTATTGAATGTCCAGAGCAGATGAGTTAAGGTTTCGTTCAGGGTGAGGATCACTCTCTCCAAAACCTGGAAGGTCATAAGTCACCAAACGAATGCCAAACTCTTCAAGAAGTGACATTTTCACTCCGGATATACCTATCACAAAAAACCATACAGAAAAAAACTATTAACATCAACCAATGTCAAATTAAATATTAACACTAGCTATGCAGCAATCCCATACCTCCAAGTCGAGAAGACAGGAAGCCATGTGGAGCAATTACTGGATATCTAGCTCTGTTTGGTGGAACTCCCATCTCATGATATGACATATGTCTCCCATCTGGAAGCAGTATACGAGTAGCACTAGGAGGATGTATGTACACTTCTTTCACTAGCTTGCCTGAGATATCTTGTTTACTATTTACACTCAATGCTGCACCATGTCACCAATTATCAGGACCAGAAACCAAGAGAATCATGaaccaaaaggaaaaaaatagagaaaggagAACAATTACGATCCCAGGAATCTATTAATAGAGCCTACAAATGTTTAATGGGTGTGTAAACCATAAACAAATCAGATTATTATACCACTGTGACTAACAATTCACAATGGATGCCACAAAGAAACAGAGGAAACAGtttttaataaaaaggataaaagctTCTTCA from the Capsicum annuum cultivar UCD-10X-F1 chromosome 9, UCD10Xv1.1, whole genome shotgun sequence genome contains:
- the LOC107843053 gene encoding mitochondrial import inner membrane translocase subunit TIM14-2, producing the protein MVAPLVAGLAIAGVAYASRYGVKAWQAFKARPPTARMRKFYEGGFQPKMNRREAALILGVRESTQADKVREAHRKVMVANHPDAGGSHYLASKINEAKDTLLGQTKNNGSAF
- the LOC107843052 gene encoding uncharacterized protein LOC107843052: MADVAVAKSWRDELASLVEDSGIRFNGDVVVPAFEEKRSVYDESPVNEEVEVESESLKDQIEGFAKAWGEMLMELMRGCRDVVQQSLLTEESYIVKKTKFPLAEVSKRLSVLNEFLPEDRDPLHAWPVIFFVFILALSALSVNSKQDISGKLVKEVYIHPPSATRILLPDGRHMSYHEMGVPPNRARYPVIAPHGFLSSRLGGISGVKMSLLEEFGIRLVTYDLPGFGESDPHPERNLNSSALDIQYLADALGVNSKFWVLGYSSGAIHAWAAMKFIPDRVAGVALFAPFVNPYESSMTKEEMTGTWNKWTRKRKLSYFLARRSPKFLDYFYRRTFLSGKHGQIDKYLYLKLGQKDKALSSEPAFEEFWHRDVEESIRQGSTKPFIEEAALQVSNWGFSLVDLQVQEKCSGKGILSWLKFGYGQVKCELSGFLGPVHIWQGMDDQVVPHQMTDYVARILPSVVVHKLPDEGHFSYFFCEECHRKMFLTIFGSPQGSLEESIEAPTEDYGYQEAANLAMAAE